A genomic stretch from Strongyloides ratti genome assembly S_ratti_ED321, chromosome : 1 includes:
- a CDS encoding Zinc finger, RING-type domain and Zinc finger, RING/FYVE/PHD-type domain-containing protein → MTFDAGCFVCLQLLKPINILAMPCGHVMCEECYQRMYKERSDEKICGKCRVPFTYVTKLYFDHSTEIVIEGGIKNDIKNEEEIIKKDSEIRQLSKVIQESKIEINALKSRIEELEKEKEIFLDIEEQFGAYINSIDLPEEERISLLRELIVAIKLLKINSLKNIIMKNIKLLNNDF, encoded by the exons atgactTTTGATGCTGGATGTTTTGTTTGCTTACAACTTTTGAAGCCTATTAATATTTTGGCGATGCCATGTGGTCATGTCATGTGTGAGGAGTGCTATCAAAGAATGTATAAa gaaaGAAGTGATGAAAAAATATGCGGTAAATGTAGAGTTCCATTTACATATgttacaaaattatattttgatcaTAGTACAGAAATTGTTATTGAGGGtggtataaaaaatgatataaaaaatgaagaagaaataattaaGAAAGACTCTGAAATAAGACAATTAAGTAAAGTGATACAAGAAagtaaaatagaaataaatgcTTTAAAAAGTAGAATAGAagaattagaaaaagaaaaagaaatatttttggaTATTGAGGAACAATTTGGTGCATATATTAATTCAATTGATTTACCAGAAGAAGAAAGAATATCATTACTAAGAGAATTAATAGTagcaattaaattattaaaaataaattcattaaaaaatataataatgaagaaTATTAAGCTTcttaataatgatttttga